In Oryza brachyantha chromosome 1, ObraRS2, whole genome shotgun sequence, the following are encoded in one genomic region:
- the LOC102711312 gene encoding iron-sulfur cluster assembly protein 1, translated as MLRAGGRRLLAGPVLRRVLGGGGVGDAPAASAVVGGARAYHERVVDHYENPRNVGSFENDDPSVGTGLVGAPACGDVMKLQIRVDESSGKIVDACFKTFGCGSAIASSSVATEWVKGKQMDEVLTIKNTEIAKHLSLPPVKLHCSMLAEDAIKAAVKNYEAKKAKLGQKGEDKAAEA; from the exons ATGCtgcgcgcgggagggaggcggctcCTGGCCGGGCCGGTGCTCCGGCgcgtgctcggcggcggcggcgtgggggacgctccggcggcgtcggccgtcGTGGGCGGGGCGAGGGCGTACCACGAGCGGGTGGTGGACCACTACGAGAACCCGCGGAACGTGGGGTCGTTCGAGAACGACGACCCCAGCGTCGGGACGGGGCTGGTGGGGGCACCGGCCTGCGGCGACGTCATGAAGCTGCAGATCCGCGTCGACGAGAGCTCCGGCAAGATCGTCGATGCCTGCTTCAAGACCTTTGGGTGCGGATCCGCCATCGCGTCCTCCTCCGTCG CTACTGAGTGGGTAAAGGGCAAGCAAATGGATGAAGTACTGACTATCAAAAACAC GGAGATTGCCAAGCACTTGTCACTTCCACCAGTAAAGCTCCATTGTAGCATGCTTGCTGAGGATGCAATTAAAGCTGCCGTGAAAAACTATGAAGCAAAGAAGGCGAAACTGGGACAAAAGGGTGAAGACAAAGCTGCAGAGGCATGA
- the LOC102711034 gene encoding 50S ribosomal protein L12, chloroplastic, with product MASTTLSSAFSLLSLPSSSSASPAAAAVPRSVSVPGRRRGRRGVAVASTATESPKVLELGDAIAGLTLEEARSLVDHLQERLGVSAAAFAPAAVVAAPGAGGAGAAAEEAPAEKTEFDVVIEEVPSSARIATIKVVRALTNLALKEAKDLIEGLPKKVKEAVTKDEAEDAKKQLEEVGAKVSIA from the coding sequence ATGGCTTCCACCACGCTCTCCTCCgccttctccctcctctccctcccctcctcctcctccgcctcccccgccgccgccgccgtgcccagGTCCGTCTCCgtgcccggccgccgccgcggtcgccgcggcgtcgccgtgGCGTCCACCGCCACCGAGTCCCCCAAAGTCCTGGAGCTCGGGGACGCCATCGCCGGTCTCACCCTCGAGGAGGCCCGCTCCCTCGTGGACCACCTCCAGGAGCGCCTCGGCGTCTCCGCCGCGGCcttcgcgcccgccgccgtcgtcgcggcgcCCGGCGCGGGCGgtgcgggcgccgccgccgaggaggcccCCGCCGAGAAGACGGAGTTCGACGTGGTCATCGAGGAGGTGCCCAGCAGCGCGCGTATCGCGACCATCAAGGTGGTGCGCGCGCTCACCAACCTGGCGCTCAAGGAGGCCAAGGACCTCATCGAGGGCCTCCCCAAGAAGGTCAAGGAGGCCGTCACcaaggatgaggcagaggatGCCAAGAAGCAGCTCGAGGAGGTCGGCGCCAAGGTGTCCATTGCGTGA
- the LOC102711584 gene encoding GATA transcription factor 15-like, which yields MLHEAAPCTCGLLYGSCGGGCSLLFAAGAPGVDHHYYRQYCGGDGEHAAAGGFEGPYGGGGSVDCTLSLGTPSTRRAEAAVAGLPWDPSLQPSCNGRQEMSGGAASAPRRCANCDTTSTPLWRNGPRGPKSLCNACGIRYKKEERRAAAAAVAPTALASDSGVDYAYGYPRQQQQWGCYGPAVAKAASFGAFGDAVSEDGPCLPWGLGVMPSSPAFSAVREVPSLFQYY from the exons ATGCTGCACGAAGCGGCGCCCTGCACGTGCGGGTTGCTCTACggcagctgcggcggcggctgctcgcTGCTGTTCGCGGCGGGGGCTCCGGGGGTCGACCACCACTATTACAGGCAGTACTGCGGTGGCGACGGGGAGCATGCCGCGGCGGGGGGCTTCGAGGGGccgtacggcggcggcggctcggtggACTGCACGCTGTCGCTCGGCACGCCGTCGACCAGGCGCGCCGAGGCCGCGGTGGCCGGGCTGCCGTGGGATCCGTCTTTGCAACCCAGCTGCAACGGGCGGCAGGAGATGAGCGGTGGCGCCGCGTCGGCTCCTCGCCGGTGCGCCAACTGCGACACGACCTCCACGCCGCTCTGGAGGAACGGCCCACGCGGACCAAAG TCGCTGTGCAATGCGTGTGGCATCCGGTacaagaaagaggagaggcgCGCTGCCGCTGCAGCGGTGGCGCCGACGGCGCTGGCATCGGACAGCGGGGTGGATTACGCGTACGGCTAcccgcggcagcagcagcagtggggATGCTACGGACCGGCAGTGGCAAAGGCGGCGTCCTTCGGCGCGTTCGGCGACGCGGTGAGCGAGGACGGACCGTGCCTGCCCTGGGGGCTCGGCGTCAtgccctcgtcgccggcgttcAGCGCCGTCCGGGAGGTGCCCAGCCTGTTCCAGTACTACTAG
- the LOC102717384 gene encoding 1,4-dihydroxy-2-naphthoyl-CoA synthase, peroxisomal: MDAAERRLARVTAHLLPSLPLPLASAPPLAPSPTASSSPSSSPASDSYRRVHGDVPSEPPEWRAATDESGKGFVDILYEKSVGEGIAKITINRPDRRNAFRPLTVKELMRAFEDARDDSSIGVIILTGKGTKAFCSGGDQALRDSDGYVDFDSFGRLNVLDLQVQIRRLPKPVIAMVAGYAVGGGHVLHMVCDLTVAADNAIFGQTGPKVGSFDAGYGSSIMSRLVGPKKAREMWFLSRFYTADEADRMGLVNVVVPLADLERETVKWCRQILRNSPTAIRVLKSALNAADDGHAGLQELGGNATLIFYGTEEAKEGKNAYMERRRPDFSKFPRKP, encoded by the exons ATGGAcgcggcggagaggaggcTCGCCCGCGTCACGGCCCACCTCCTGCCctccctcccgctcccgctcgcCTCCGCCCCTCCTCTCGCGCCTTCCCCCACCGcgtcttcgtcgccgtcgtcgtcgccagcgTCAGACAGCTACCGACGGGTCCACGGTGACGTGCCGTCTGAGCCGCCGGAGTGGCGCGCAGCGACGGACGAGTCCGGGAAGGGCTTCGTCGACATCCTCTACGAGAAGTCCGTCGGCGAGGGCATCGCCAAG ATCACCATAAACCGGCCTGATAGAAGGAACGCATTCCGACCATTGACCGTGAAAGAGCTTATGCGCGCTTTCGAGGATGCTCGAGATGATAGTTCAATCGGAGTTATCATATTAACGGGGAAG GGGACCAAGGCCTTCTGTAGCGGCGGTGACCAAGCGTTAAGGGACTCTGATGGATATGTTGATTTTGATAGCTTTGGTCGGCTCAACGTGCTAGACCTCCAG GTACAAATACGGCGCCTTCCCAAGCCTGTTATAGCAATG GTTGCTGGTTATGCTGTTGGAGGAGGCCATGTTTTGCACATGGTGTGTGATCTAACTGTTGCAGCTGACAACGCAATTTTTGGGCAGACAGGTCCCAAG GTTGGAAGCTTTGATGCTGGCTATGGCTCTTCCATTATGTCTCGGTTG GTAGGACCAAAGAAAGCCCGCGAGATGTGGTTTCTGTCACGGTTCTATACGGCCGATGAGGCAGACAGAATGGGTCTCGTCAATGTAGTAGTGCCA CTCGCGGATTTGGAGCGAGAAACGGTGAAATGGTGCCGACAGATCTTAAGAAACAGCCCAACAGCCATCCGGGTGCTGAAGTCTGCACTCAATGCAGCTGATGACGGTCATGCTGGCCTTCAG GAGCTCGGTGGTAACGCGACACTGATCTTCTATGGCACTGAAGAGGCAAAAGAAGGCAAGAATGCATACATGGAGCGACGGCGCCCTGATTTCTCAAAGTTCCCTCGGAAACCTTAG